One genomic window of Ottowia oryzae includes the following:
- a CDS encoding malonate--CoA ligase: protein MSNQNLFVALRNAFPADLDALAVETDEGLRYSWRDLDRATAMMANLLQSLDIPKSSDGVPPRVAVQVEKSVEAMVLYLATLRAGFAFLPLNTAYQSAEIEYFIGNAEPAVVVCSGAHFPWVSQIAFKAGTRHVFTLNDDRTGSLLERAAHCSDQQAPVARQADDLAAILYTSGTTGRSKGAMLSHGNLLSNAAMLKDYWGWTQTGGPQGRGDVLIHALPIFHVHGLFVAIHGALLNGSTMLWHGKFDPKKVIADLPRATVFMGVPTLYVRMLADAALTREPPAKMRLFISGSAPLLIETFNTWRERTGHTILERYGMSETIMLTSNPYQADARYGGQSERRGGTVGFPLPGVQVRIQGDDGQALPPGDIGGVQVAGPNVFAGYWRMPEKTQEEFTADGFFKTGDVGLQDERGYVTIVGRSKDLIISGGYNVYPAEIEGYLNDMPGVAESAVVGVPHPDFGEVGVAVVIAKPGAQLDGEALMAALKAKLANFKVPKRCFIAPELPRNTMGKVQKNLLRDQHKGLFTTGTP from the coding sequence ATGAGCAACCAGAACCTGTTTGTCGCCCTGCGCAACGCCTTTCCCGCCGACCTGGACGCCCTGGCCGTCGAAACGGACGAAGGCCTGCGCTATTCCTGGCGCGACCTGGACCGCGCCACCGCCATGATGGCCAACCTGCTGCAGTCGCTGGACATTCCGAAGTCAAGCGACGGCGTGCCGCCGCGCGTGGCCGTGCAGGTGGAAAAGTCGGTGGAAGCGATGGTGCTGTACCTGGCCACGCTGCGCGCGGGCTTTGCCTTTTTGCCGCTGAACACCGCCTACCAGAGCGCCGAGATCGAATACTTCATCGGCAACGCCGAACCGGCGGTGGTGGTGTGCAGCGGGGCGCACTTTCCGTGGGTCAGCCAGATTGCTTTCAAGGCGGGCACGCGTCACGTCTTCACGCTGAACGACGACCGCACCGGCAGCCTGCTGGAGCGCGCCGCCCATTGCAGCGACCAGCAGGCGCCGGTGGCGCGGCAGGCGGACGACCTGGCCGCCATCCTGTACACCAGCGGCACCACCGGGCGCAGCAAGGGCGCCATGCTGTCGCACGGCAACCTGCTGTCGAACGCGGCGATGCTGAAAGACTACTGGGGCTGGACGCAGACCGGCGGCCCGCAGGGGCGCGGCGACGTGCTGATCCACGCGCTGCCCATCTTCCACGTGCATGGCCTGTTCGTGGCCATCCACGGCGCGCTGCTGAACGGCAGCACCATGCTGTGGCACGGCAAGTTCGACCCGAAAAAGGTGATTGCCGACCTGCCGCGCGCCACCGTCTTCATGGGCGTGCCCACGCTGTACGTGCGCATGCTGGCCGATGCTGCGCTGACGCGCGAACCGCCGGCAAAGATGCGCCTGTTCATCAGCGGATCGGCGCCGCTGCTGATCGAGACCTTCAACACCTGGCGCGAGCGCACCGGCCACACCATTCTGGAGCGCTATGGCATGAGCGAGACGATCATGCTGACCTCTAACCCCTACCAGGCCGACGCGCGCTACGGCGGCCAGTCCGAGCGGCGGGGCGGCACGGTGGGCTTTCCGCTGCCGGGCGTGCAGGTGCGCATCCAGGGTGACGACGGGCAGGCGCTGCCGCCGGGCGACATCGGCGGCGTGCAGGTGGCCGGGCCCAACGTGTTTGCGGGCTACTGGCGCATGCCGGAGAAGACCCAGGAAGAATTCACCGCCGACGGTTTCTTCAAGACCGGCGACGTGGGCCTGCAGGACGAGCGCGGCTACGTCACCATCGTCGGGCGCAGCAAGGACTTGATCATCAGCGGCGGCTACAACGTGTACCCGGCCGAGATCGAGGGCTACCTGAACGACATGCCCGGCGTGGCCGAAAGTGCCGTCGTCGGCGTGCCGCACCCGGATTTCGGCGAAGTGGGCGTGGCGGTGGTCATCGCCAAACCCGGCGCCCAGCTGGATGGCGAGGCGCTGATGGCCGCGCTGAAGGCCAAGCTGGCCAACTTCAAGGTTCCCAAGCGCTGCTTCATCGCGCCCGAACTGCCGCGCAACACCATGGGCAAGGTGCAGAAGAACCTGCTGCGCGACCAGCACAAGGGCTTGTTCACCACCGGCACGCCATGA
- a CDS encoding LapA family protein, with protein MSLKSLLLLIIGIAVLAFVGLNWAAMNTPTDLNLGFTEIRAPLGLVLLGLMAALSVVFVAMVAYTQGTVLVETRRHAKELAAQRELADKAEASRFTDLRAHLDKEMTRLTDSVAMQTREMLSRVDRAEMGLRDRPVDAEVSRLVQAVENHNRDLHARVDRLEMGLRDGLAGYVPAPASVRPAALTGQSYQPAPAERNPDPTQDPIGSAVPR; from the coding sequence ATGTCCTTGAAATCCTTGTTACTGCTCATTATTGGCATTGCCGTCTTGGCCTTCGTCGGCCTGAACTGGGCGGCCATGAACACGCCCACCGACCTGAACCTGGGCTTCACCGAAATTCGCGCGCCGCTCGGCCTGGTGCTGCTGGGCCTGATGGCCGCGCTGTCGGTGGTGTTTGTCGCCATGGTTGCCTACACCCAGGGTACGGTGCTGGTGGAAACGCGCCGCCACGCCAAGGAACTGGCCGCCCAGCGCGAGCTGGCCGACAAGGCCGAGGCATCGCGCTTTACCGATCTGCGCGCGCATCTGGACAAGGAAATGACGCGCCTGACCGACTCGGTGGCAATGCAGACGCGCGAAATGCTGTCGCGTGTGGACCGCGCTGAAATGGGCCTGCGCGACCGCCCGGTGGACGCCGAAGTGTCCCGCCTGGTGCAAGCCGTGGAGAACCACAACCGCGACCTGCACGCGCGGGTGGACCGCCTGGAGATGGGCCTGCGCGACGGGCTGGCTGGCTACGTGCCCGCACCGGCTTCGGTGCGGCCCGCGGCATTGACGGGCCAGTCGTACCAGCCGGCACCGGCTGAGCGCAACCCAGACCCCACGCAAGACCCTATCGGCAGCGCGGTTCCGCGCTGA
- a CDS encoding enoyl-CoA hydratase/isomerase family protein, with the protein MAGEVRLMEDGAIAVVELNHPGKYNAMSRAMWRELAEVFRAIQADALNSGRWRCVLLRGADGHFCAGGDIAEYPAFRFDRERLRAFHEDEVWGGLQAVIDCDVPIVAAIEGNCMGAGVEIASACDIRVAAESARFGAPIAKLGFPMAPREAALVAGALGEATAREMLLEAAVLDAAELRQRGFLQAVLPAPELAAHARARAERIAMLSPQAARLNKQTLRALKWPPAQAATAPAAMQLIVEGAYDYADSPEHREGIDAFLTKRRARF; encoded by the coding sequence GTGGCAGGTGAAGTGCGGTTAATGGAGGACGGCGCCATCGCCGTTGTGGAGCTGAATCACCCTGGCAAGTACAACGCCATGTCGCGCGCCATGTGGCGCGAGCTGGCCGAGGTTTTCCGGGCGATTCAGGCAGATGCTTTGAACAGCGGGCGCTGGCGCTGCGTGCTGCTGCGCGGGGCCGACGGGCATTTTTGTGCGGGCGGGGACATCGCCGAATACCCGGCGTTTCGCTTCGACCGTGAACGCCTGCGCGCCTTTCACGAAGACGAGGTGTGGGGCGGTTTGCAGGCGGTGATCGACTGCGACGTGCCCATCGTCGCCGCCATCGAGGGCAACTGCATGGGCGCCGGCGTGGAAATCGCCAGCGCGTGCGACATCCGGGTGGCGGCCGAATCGGCACGCTTTGGCGCACCGATCGCCAAGCTGGGCTTTCCGATGGCGCCGCGCGAAGCCGCGCTGGTGGCGGGTGCCTTGGGCGAGGCCACCGCGCGCGAAATGCTGCTGGAGGCCGCCGTGCTAGACGCCGCCGAGCTGCGCCAGCGCGGCTTTCTGCAAGCCGTGCTGCCCGCGCCAGAGCTGGCTGCGCACGCACGCGCCCGCGCCGAGCGCATCGCCATGCTCAGCCCCCAGGCGGCGCGCTTGAACAAACAAACGCTCAGGGCATTGAAATGGCCGCCAGCGCAAGCTGCAACAGCGCCAGCAGCTATGCAATTGATAGTAGAAGGCGCCTACGACTACGCCGACAGCCCAGAGCACCGCGAGGGCATTGACGCCTTTTTGACCAAGCGCCGCGCCCGCTTTTAG